A genomic window from Candidatus Aenigmatarchaeota archaeon includes:
- a CDS encoding N-glycosylase/DNA lyase yields MNSIGRILSRVRKLKNSKVRNIIDFRMKEFEHAGKMSGTEIFKELCFCLLTANFNAERSIKIQKEIGDGFITLHLEELSEKLASFGHRYPNARAAYIFEARKHKDTLKENLEGMPDDFSAREWLVCNVKGLGYKEASHFLRNIGRKNLAIIDFHIVDILAENKLIEPPKSKCLTKKKYLEIEEVLRAIGQKAGLNPAELDLYLWYMETGKVLK; encoded by the coding sequence ATGAATTCCATTGGTAGGATCTTGTCAAGGGTCCGGAAACTAAAAAATTCCAAGGTTAGAAACATAATTGATTTTCGGATGAAGGAGTTCGAACATGCAGGAAAAATGTCTGGCACCGAAATTTTCAAGGAACTCTGTTTCTGCCTCTTGACAGCAAACTTCAATGCAGAGCGAAGCATCAAGATACAGAAGGAAATTGGCGATGGGTTTATCACTCTCCATTTGGAGGAACTTTCCGAAAAGCTTGCCTCTTTTGGACACCGCTACCCGAACGCAAGGGCGGCGTACATTTTCGAAGCAAGAAAACACAAAGATACTCTCAAGGAAAACCTCGAAGGAATGCCTGACGATTTTTCGGCAAGGGAGTGGCTGGTGTGCAACGTAAAGGGATTAGGTTACAAGGAAGCAAGCCACTTTCTCCGAAACATTGGCAGGAAAAACCTTGCAATAATTGATTTTCATATCGTTGACATATTGGCGGAAAACAAGCTCATAGAGCCGCCGAAGTCGAAGTGCCTTACAAAGAAGAAGTATCTTGAAATTGAGGAAGTATTAAGAGCTATTGGACAGAAAGCAGGCCTTAACCCGGCAGAGCTTGACCTTTACCTCTGGTATATGGAAACCGGAAAAGTCCTGAAATAG
- a CDS encoding EamA family transporter has translation MAGFVFAILNAAFSSAKDILSKNCLREFDEYISGWSLRFFAFLVLCPLLLFIEIPPLGSSFWQALFLGALLNVAATILFMKALKKSEISRVIPLISLEPAFLLITAPLVLGEYPNIYGLVGVLLMIVGTYSLNVRKECDSLLDPFRTLAKHKGSRIMIAVTIIWGVTTLIDKVGILNSSPVFWAIAFNGMLTLLLTPVMLLKSGKKIRAIPKNIRKLLPLGGVNALSQVCQVIAFSMTQVSYVAAVKRTGSLLTVCYGGMGLKEKHFKRRLFATVLMLAGALLIILFS, from the coding sequence ATGGCCGGGTTTGTCTTCGCAATCCTAAATGCCGCGTTCTCCTCGGCCAAGGACATCCTAAGCAAGAATTGCCTCAGGGAATTTGACGAGTATATCTCCGGCTGGTCGCTAAGGTTTTTTGCGTTCCTTGTGCTGTGCCCACTCCTGCTGTTCATTGAAATACCTCCGCTGGGCTCCTCGTTCTGGCAGGCGCTTTTCCTTGGCGCCCTGCTAAATGTCGCCGCCACAATACTCTTCATGAAAGCCCTCAAAAAATCCGAGATATCAAGAGTCATCCCCCTGATAAGCCTTGAGCCGGCGTTCCTCTTAATTACTGCTCCCCTTGTCCTTGGAGAGTACCCAAATATTTACGGGCTTGTGGGGGTACTCCTAATGATTGTAGGAACGTATTCCCTGAACGTCAGGAAAGAATGCGACAGCCTTCTTGACCCATTCAGGACCCTGGCAAAACACAAGGGCTCCAGGATAATGATTGCCGTTACAATAATATGGGGCGTAACCACTCTCATAGACAAGGTAGGCATTCTCAATTCCTCACCCGTCTTCTGGGCGATAGCATTTAACGGCATGCTGACGCTTTTGCTTACTCCAGTTATGCTTCTGAAATCTGGCAAAAAAATAAGGGCTATTCCAAAAAACATAAGAAAGCTTCTGCCACTTGGAGGGGTAAACGCCCTCAGCCAGGTCTGCCAGGTGATTGCCTTCAGCATGACTCAGGTTTCATATGTTGCGGCTGTAAAGAGAACCGGCTCGCTTCTTACTGTATGCTATGGCGGGATGGGGCTTAAGGAAAAGCATTTCAAGAGGCGCCTCTTTGCAACAGTGCTCATGCTTGCCGGAGCACTGCTGATAATCCTATTTAGCTAA
- the mvk gene encoding mevalonate kinase encodes MVTVSAPGKLMFFGEHAAVYGVPCIALAINQRLYCTVKKRQDGKIIFNFPDLELKNYEYRPGSNDRRVCFIARAILNTLGDPYSHGGFEVETRSEMKKGVGTSSGCVVSLIVALNELFKLNLSKEQMFHIAYKTVLDVQGKGSGYDVATSLYGGFIKYLKGQIPQELGCPRDLLLVMGHTNIKADTVELIDRVAKKKDHYPHFFNEVLWLTKQCVDEAEISLENDDLEGIADMMNFVHGLLNGMGVSHPKLEELIFASRKAGALGAKLSGAGGGDCMIALVTPETKDSVMSAIKEHGGIPLEIKVSEGARVESCD; translated from the coding sequence GCGCACCAGGAAAACTGATGTTTTTTGGGGAGCATGCGGCGGTGTATGGAGTTCCATGCATAGCTCTGGCAATAAACCAAAGACTGTACTGCACTGTCAAAAAAAGGCAGGACGGAAAAATTATCTTCAACTTTCCGGATCTGGAGCTTAAGAATTATGAATACCGCCCCGGCTCAAACGACCGGAGGGTATGCTTTATTGCAAGGGCCATCCTAAACACCCTTGGAGACCCGTATTCTCATGGCGGCTTTGAGGTCGAGACCCGCTCGGAGATGAAAAAGGGAGTAGGCACTTCTTCCGGCTGCGTGGTTTCGCTGATAGTTGCCTTGAATGAGCTTTTCAAACTTAATTTGTCCAAGGAGCAGATGTTCCATATCGCTTATAAGACAGTTCTTGACGTTCAGGGAAAGGGCTCTGGGTATGATGTTGCAACTTCCCTTTATGGGGGATTTATCAAATATCTCAAGGGCCAGATTCCCCAGGAATTGGGCTGCCCTAGAGACCTTTTGCTTGTAATGGGGCACACCAATATCAAGGCAGACACTGTTGAACTAATCGACAGGGTTGCAAAAAAGAAGGATCATTATCCTCACTTTTTCAATGAGGTTTTGTGGCTTACCAAACAGTGCGTTGACGAGGCAGAAATTTCCCTTGAAAACGACGACCTTGAAGGAATCGCAGACATGATGAATTTTGTGCACGGTCTCCTGAATGGCATGGGCGTATCTCACCCGAAACTTGAGGAGCTTATCTTTGCTTCAAGAAAGGCGGGTGCGCTTGGGGCGAAGCTTTCGGGGGCCGGAGGCGGCGACTGCATGATTGCGCTGGTAACGCCCGAAACAAAGGATTCAGTAATGTCTGCAATAAAGGAGCATGGCGGCATTCCTCTTGAGATTAAGGTTTCAGAAGGCGCAAGGGTAGAGTCTTGTGATTAA
- a CDS encoding FAD-dependent oxidoreductase: protein MAYDLIIIGAGPAGIAATIYAARKKMKTLVISESIGGQAAWSSQITNYPGFQFITGPELAQKFEEHVNSFGLEVLLDKVTSAEKKGGLFEVKTEDSTFTARTLLIALGRSPRKLNVAGEEELFHKGITYCATCDGPLYKGKTVAVIGGGNSALDAALQMTKIANKVYLIDKGEKISGDAIVLDKIKASGKVEIFSGAFVREIAGSRFVEKIKISSQESGEKELGVGGVFIEIGSAPANLPFNPEGALKINERGEIIVNDRCETSVGGLFAAGDVTSIPEKQIIIAAGQGAMASISAFKYLARKPEEN, encoded by the coding sequence ATGGCATATGACCTCATAATTATCGGCGCAGGTCCTGCAGGCATTGCCGCAACAATCTACGCTGCAAGAAAAAAGATGAAGACACTGGTGATTTCAGAGTCCATTGGAGGGCAGGCCGCCTGGAGCTCGCAGATCACAAACTACCCTGGCTTTCAGTTCATAACCGGGCCTGAGCTTGCCCAGAAGTTCGAGGAGCATGTAAATTCCTTCGGGCTTGAAGTCCTTCTCGACAAGGTCACTTCAGCCGAAAAAAAGGGAGGGCTTTTTGAGGTAAAAACTGAAGACTCAACATTTACTGCCAGAACGCTTCTTATCGCCCTTGGAAGAAGCCCCAGAAAGCTTAATGTAGCCGGTGAGGAGGAATTATTTCATAAAGGAATAACTTACTGCGCAACCTGCGACGGGCCACTCTACAAGGGCAAAACTGTGGCGGTTATTGGAGGCGGAAACTCTGCGCTTGACGCAGCCCTGCAGATGACAAAAATCGCAAATAAGGTTTACCTGATAGACAAGGGCGAAAAAATCTCCGGGGACGCAATAGTGCTTGACAAGATAAAGGCCTCAGGCAAAGTGGAAATATTTTCAGGCGCCTTCGTAAGGGAGATTGCCGGAAGCAGGTTTGTCGAAAAGATAAAAATATCCTCACAAGAGAGCGGCGAAAAAGAGCTAGGTGTTGGTGGCGTCTTTATCGAAATCGGCTCAGCCCCGGCAAACCTTCCCTTTAATCCGGAAGGGGCGCTTAAAATAAATGAAAGGGGAGAGATAATCGTAAACGACCGGTGCGAAACCAGTGTCGGGGGGCTTTTTGCTGCCGGAGACGTCACAAGCATTCCTGAAAAGCAGATAATCATCGCCGCAGGCCAGGGCGCAATGGCATCCATTTCCGCGTTCAAATACCTGGCAAGAAAGCCAGAGGAAAATTAG
- a CDS encoding NUDIX hydrolase — protein sequence MVNEIAWGYVKRETALEGKNPKKEILIATRQKRSDPTQYGKYVIPGGGRKDTDKSEYENAIREVKEETGIDSKPIYGYRFPDGSRNIEGENFIATVNENEASISYSDSGKSYHGYLVALEPVDPKQEPKETVSDAANPRYVSIEDAFRDIEKFTPAAQVLLGIIKEAEKIN from the coding sequence ATGGTAAATGAAATTGCATGGGGGTATGTAAAAAGGGAAACTGCCTTAGAAGGCAAAAATCCCAAGAAAGAGATTCTTATCGCAACAAGGCAGAAAAGAAGCGACCCAACCCAGTACGGCAAATATGTAATTCCCGGAGGAGGGCGGAAGGATACCGACAAAAGCGAGTACGAAAACGCCATCCGGGAGGTAAAGGAAGAAACAGGCATCGACTCAAAGCCAATTTACGGCTATCGCTTTCCAGATGGCTCCAGAAACATTGAAGGTGAAAACTTCATTGCAACGGTTAATGAAAACGAGGCGAGTATTTCCTACAGCGACAGCGGAAAATCTTACCACGGCTACTTGGTGGCGCTTGAGCCAGTTGACCCCAAGCAGGAGCCAAAGGAAACTGTGTCTGACGCGGCAAACCCCAGATATGTTTCAATCGAAGACGCCTTCAGGGACATTGAAAAATTCACGCCGGCAGCCCAGGTGCTTCTTGGAATCATAAAAGAGGCGGAAAAGATTAATTAA
- a CDS encoding NUDIX hydrolase, which produces MKNKDHPYVGVDAIITDEKGYLLLVKRSEESKVFPGFWGLVSGHVEWNETVKEALAREAQEEIGVELEVIRFTGRYYDKIGRHPTETIICLPSICRIKKGIPKPLEKGTEIKWFSPEKVRNMKLAYDHKQMLIDEGLI; this is translated from the coding sequence ATGAAAAACAAAGACCATCCTTACGTGGGCGTGGATGCCATAATCACAGATGAAAAGGGATATCTCCTTCTCGTTAAGCGCTCAGAAGAGTCCAAGGTATTTCCTGGGTTCTGGGGGCTTGTTTCGGGGCATGTCGAATGGAACGAAACCGTAAAAGAGGCGCTTGCTAGAGAAGCACAAGAAGAGATTGGTGTGGAATTAGAGGTTATTAGATTCACAGGAAGATACTATGACAAAATTGGAAGGCACCCAACGGAAACAATAATCTGCCTTCCAAGCATTTGCCGGATAAAAAAGGGAATTCCAAAGCCCTTAGAAAAAGGCACTGAAATTAAATGGTTTTCCCCAGAAAAAGTAAGAAATATGAAACTTGCGTATGACCATAAGCAAATGCTTATTGACGAAGGTTTAATCTAG
- a CDS encoding HAD family hydrolase has product MLGAYFMSLFIFDVGGIFRDSSRAIYEGFRRGFELEGLPYEFKVDDVWHLRGIEGFNNSRRAALALFSVQRAGLDLGKILEGDKPTSEITTLIWDLTSGRDKKTIDRIWGQYKKFFSSEEARQYMTIYPGCEEAVGKMAEVYDMVILSNSSKKTIERDIPFTKHFDKVYGRESVPAPKPSSKGILKVVDECGYSRNKGQVYYVGDSVSDVIASKKARVNAVALYGGMGLKKHLERERPWYLFRDVPEMSAYFLEKLPG; this is encoded by the coding sequence ATGCTTGGAGCTTATTTTATGTCGCTTTTCATTTTCGATGTTGGTGGAATTTTCAGGGACTCTTCAAGGGCAATATATGAAGGGTTTAGGCGAGGGTTCGAGCTGGAAGGATTGCCTTATGAGTTCAAGGTGGATGATGTCTGGCACCTGAGAGGTATAGAGGGATTTAACAATTCCCGCAGAGCTGCCTTGGCTCTTTTTTCGGTTCAAAGAGCCGGGCTTGACCTTGGGAAAATACTTGAAGGGGACAAGCCTACCAGTGAAATCACCACCCTAATCTGGGACTTGACTTCGGGCCGTGACAAAAAAACGATTGATCGAATATGGGGCCAGTATAAAAAATTTTTTTCTTCTGAAGAAGCCCGGCAGTACATGACAATTTATCCTGGCTGCGAAGAGGCAGTTGGCAAGATGGCAGAAGTTTATGATATGGTGATTCTTTCAAATTCATCTAAAAAAACAATCGAGAGGGATATACCGTTCACGAAACACTTTGATAAAGTCTATGGGCGGGAATCTGTTCCTGCGCCTAAGCCTTCATCAAAAGGAATTTTAAAGGTTGTGGATGAATGTGGATATTCCCGCAACAAGGGTCAGGTCTACTATGTTGGTGATTCCGTCAGCGATGTTATTGCATCAAAGAAAGCAAGAGTCAATGCAGTGGCTCTTTATGGGGGCATGGGTCTTAAAAAGCACCTTGAGAGGGAACGCCCCTGGTATCTATTTCGGGATGTGCCTGAAATGTCTGCCTACTTTCTTGAAAAGTTGCCGGGTTGA
- the serS gene encoding serine--tRNA ligase, translating into MLDIKLFRENPSVILESEKKRFKDVSVAQKVIELDDGWRARLKDLEELKAKKNRISKEIGMKKKNGENADSEIEESLKLDEEITIKNAELDRLLEERDSYRYRVGNILHDSVPTAPSDLGNVTVRTWGTPREFDFEPKGHADLVERFAELERAARISGARAYFLKGDLALMNLGLIKLALDTLGKSGFTPLWTPYFIKEEFMKGAAELGDFQSSLYKLDGEDAYMIATSEQSIASFHSGEVLEEALLPIKYAGYSTCFRKEAGSHGKDTKGIFRVHQFDKVEQFILCKPEDSWKLHEELIANAEKIYQALELPYRIVNIASGDMNDNAAKKYDLEAWFPAQKTFRELVSGSNCTDYQPRKLNIRFGKFGGEKEFVHALNCTACATERTLSCILENNQQKDGSIIVPKVLRPFVGKDVI; encoded by the coding sequence ATGCTTGACATAAAACTTTTCAGGGAAAACCCTTCGGTGATTCTGGAGAGCGAGAAAAAGAGGTTTAAGGATGTTTCTGTTGCCCAGAAGGTAATAGAGCTTGACGATGGCTGGAGGGCCCGGCTTAAAGACCTTGAAGAGCTTAAGGCGAAAAAGAACAGGATTTCAAAGGAAATCGGCATGAAGAAAAAGAACGGGGAAAATGCTGACAGCGAGATTGAAGAGTCCCTTAAGCTTGACGAGGAGATTACGATTAAAAACGCGGAGCTTGACCGGCTGCTGGAAGAGCGGGACTCTTACAGGTACCGGGTAGGGAATATTCTTCACGACTCCGTTCCAACTGCGCCAAGCGACCTTGGAAACGTCACGGTGAGGACCTGGGGAACGCCAAGGGAGTTTGACTTCGAGCCAAAGGGCCACGCGGACCTTGTCGAAAGGTTTGCCGAGCTTGAAAGGGCTGCCAGGATATCCGGCGCCAGGGCATACTTTCTTAAGGGTGACCTTGCCCTTATGAACCTTGGGCTGATAAAGCTTGCGCTTGACACGCTTGGCAAAAGCGGCTTTACCCCACTCTGGACGCCTTACTTCATTAAGGAAGAGTTCATGAAGGGTGCTGCGGAGCTTGGAGACTTCCAGAGTTCGCTCTACAAGCTTGACGGCGAAGACGCCTACATGATTGCAACCTCCGAGCAGTCGATTGCTTCATTTCACTCGGGAGAAGTCCTGGAGGAAGCCCTGCTTCCAATCAAATATGCGGGTTACTCCACGTGCTTCAGGAAAGAGGCCGGAAGCCATGGAAAGGACACCAAAGGCATTTTCAGGGTCCACCAGTTCGATAAAGTCGAGCAATTTATCCTGTGCAAACCTGAAGACTCCTGGAAGCTGCATGAGGAACTGATTGCAAACGCAGAGAAGATTTACCAGGCACTCGAGCTTCCTTACAGAATCGTAAACATCGCGAGCGGCGACATGAACGACAACGCCGCAAAGAAGTACGACCTTGAGGCATGGTTTCCTGCACAGAAAACATTCAGGGAGCTTGTGTCCGGCTCGAACTGCACGGACTACCAGCCAAGAAAGTTGAACATCCGGTTCGGGAAATTCGGGGGGGAAAAAGAGTTTGTCCACGCGCTTAACTGCACTGCCTGCGCAACCGAAAGGACGCTTTCCTGCATCCTTGAAAACAACCAGCAAAAGGACGGAAGCATAATCGTGCCAAAAGTTTTGAGGCCATTTGTCGGAAAAGACGTGATATGA